The following are encoded together in the Triticum dicoccoides isolate Atlit2015 ecotype Zavitan chromosome 6B, WEW_v2.0, whole genome shotgun sequence genome:
- the LOC119325357 gene encoding uncharacterized protein LOC119325357 isoform X1, whose translation MQLFGMEGVQLTYLVEQSLEGANGTILEIQRRLRANFEHKSRARNQFWSKDTCWSRWCRWVELIGQLRISNRDLAISKGRPYEGEHEVKLGSACKSDELGNSDWFQVCVMELCSKNCVTLHVCADPVSDLA comes from the exons ctttttggaatggagggagtacaacttaCATATCTG GTGGAGCAGTCGCTGGAAGGGGCAAATGGGACAATCTTGGAGATCCAACGGAGACTGAGAGCAAACTTTGAACACAAAAGCAGGGCAAGGAATCAGTTCTGGTCAA AAGATACCTGCTGGAGTCGTTGGTGTCGTTGGGTGGAGTTAATTGGACAATTGAGGATATCCAACAGAGATTTGGCGATATCCAAGGGGCGCCCATATGAAGGTGAACACGAAGTGAAACTTGGAAGCGCTTGCAAGTCTGACGAACTTGGAAATTCAGATTGGTTTCAGGTGTGCGTGATGGAGTTATGTTCTAAAAATTGTGTTACATTACATGTGTGCGCCGATCCAGTCTCTGATCTAGCTTGA
- the LOC119325357 gene encoding uncharacterized protein LOC119325357 isoform X2 — protein sequence MQVEQSLEGANGTILEIQRRLRANFEHKSRARNQFWSKDTCWSRWCRWVELIGQLRISNRDLAISKGRPYEGEHEVKLGSACKSDELGNSDWFQVCVMELCSKNCVTLHVCADPVSDLA from the exons GTGGAGCAGTCGCTGGAAGGGGCAAATGGGACAATCTTGGAGATCCAACGGAGACTGAGAGCAAACTTTGAACACAAAAGCAGGGCAAGGAATCAGTTCTGGTCAA AAGATACCTGCTGGAGTCGTTGGTGTCGTTGGGTGGAGTTAATTGGACAATTGAGGATATCCAACAGAGATTTGGCGATATCCAAGGGGCGCCCATATGAAGGTGAACACGAAGTGAAACTTGGAAGCGCTTGCAAGTCTGACGAACTTGGAAATTCAGATTGGTTTCAGGTGTGCGTGATGGAGTTATGTTCTAAAAATTGTGTTACATTACATGTGTGCGCCGATCCAGTCTCTGATCTAGCTTGA